One genomic window of Candidatus Kuenenia stuttgartiensis includes the following:
- a CDS encoding IS4-like element ISCku2 family transposase encodes MSHHKRLKEITQEHVKSLDEDNLDRIARETCFVQRSTNKVSGRDFVELLSAGHFDSGIISLEGLSDVLREKSPESDITPQALSKKINSDKAVSFLERTFEAIYKEQVCPKLEKIPFVALEQFSNVYLQDSTQIALNEHLAEEFKGTGGSASKSSVKIDLLYEAVHHILKEVSITKGTYPDQKNGAKVLKHIGERDLLLRDLGYFDLSVLGDIEGKGAYYLSRFFKSTKVYLSADPGAEAIDLVSYVKKHIGNKGLADMEVYLGEERICSRLIAYRAPGHVINERRRKAKRAVQKSGKTLSREYLEWLDYSFYITNVGAEIWSPEVVGTIYRIRWQIELVFKQWKQLFRMDVMRGTREERIRCLLYGRLIMICIVTRIYALSAWYCHSTMCREVSGVKLIQWLQRKGRLSRAIADNMLPALMEELLKSFPKGLLKQKRRRKTTLELISGQVGFLEGFSL; translated from the coding sequence GTGTCTCACCATAAAAGACTAAAAGAAATCACACAAGAACATGTAAAGAGTTTGGATGAGGACAATTTGGACAGAATTGCCCGTGAGACATGCTTTGTACAACGTTCCACCAACAAGGTATCCGGCAGAGATTTTGTAGAACTGTTGTCTGCCGGGCATTTTGATAGCGGAATAATTTCTTTGGAAGGATTAAGTGATGTTCTTCGCGAGAAGTCTCCCGAGTCAGATATAACCCCACAGGCATTGAGTAAAAAGATAAATAGCGATAAAGCAGTATCGTTTTTAGAACGTACGTTTGAAGCAATATACAAAGAACAGGTATGTCCTAAATTAGAGAAAATACCTTTTGTAGCATTAGAGCAATTTTCGAATGTGTATCTCCAGGATAGTACCCAAATAGCGCTCAATGAGCATTTGGCGGAAGAATTCAAAGGTACGGGAGGCAGTGCGAGCAAATCATCCGTAAAGATAGATTTATTATATGAGGCGGTACATCATATATTGAAAGAAGTTTCTATTACGAAAGGCACCTATCCTGATCAGAAAAACGGAGCAAAGGTATTGAAACATATAGGGGAAAGGGATTTGCTGTTGAGGGATTTGGGATATTTTGATCTTTCGGTATTAGGGGATATTGAAGGAAAAGGGGCATATTATTTAAGCCGCTTCTTCAAGAGTACCAAAGTCTATTTAAGCGCAGATCCCGGTGCAGAAGCCATAGACCTTGTGTCATATGTAAAGAAACACATAGGCAATAAAGGTCTCGCAGACATGGAGGTTTATCTTGGAGAAGAGAGGATATGCAGCCGTCTGATAGCGTACCGTGCGCCCGGGCATGTAATAAATGAGCGCAGACGCAAAGCCAAAAGAGCGGTACAAAAGAGTGGAAAGACCTTGTCCCGTGAATATTTAGAGTGGTTAGACTATAGCTTCTATATCACCAATGTAGGGGCGGAAATCTGGTCGCCGGAAGTAGTAGGCACAATATACCGGATAAGGTGGCAGATAGAGTTGGTATTTAAGCAATGGAAACAATTATTCCGGATGGATGTAATGAGGGGTACCCGTGAAGAAAGGATTCGTTGTTTGTTATATGGCCGGTTGATAATGATATGTATCGTAACGCGGATATATGCGCTAAGCGCATGGTATTGTCATAGTACTATGTGCCGGGAGGTGAGTGGGGTAAAGCTAATTCAATGGTTACAAAGAAAAGGGCGTCTGAGCCGTGCGATTGCAGATAATATGCTTCCGGCGCTTATGGAAGAATTGTTAAAGAGTTTCCCCAAAGGACTGTTAAAACAAAAGAGGCGGCGCAAAACAACCCTTGAATTAATAAGTGGACAGGTTGGATTTTTAGAGGGTTTTTCACTATGA
- a CDS encoding Trm112 family protein — MVSKELLEILACPLCKTDVRLEGDRIICVQCGRRYPVKDDIPVMLIDEAALPETKEKES, encoded by the coding sequence ATGGTTTCTAAGGAATTGTTGGAAATACTCGCATGCCCGCTGTGCAAAACAGATGTTCGACTGGAGGGCGACAGGATTATTTGTGTGCAATGCGGGCGAAGGTATCCTGTAAAAGATGATATACCGGTTATGCTTATAGATGAAGCAGCGTTGCCAGAAACGAAAGAGAAGGAATCTTAA
- a CDS encoding Druantia anti-phage system protein DruA, giving the protein MTGDNRNHILKEPERIKSAVALHQSAAPVRYCGRDFTMEEMKIISEIVRTKGLCRTAISVKICERFEWRKADGKLKDMSCRVALLRMERDGWFSLPPSLNRNGNGDGKPYKHSNMLNDNQPLLNLSAGEIGDISLDIVKTPVESRIWNEMIHRWHYLGYKRLVGAQLRYQINSRYGVLGALGFGASAWNVQAREDFIGWSRQIREQNLNLIVNNCRFLILPWIKSRNLASRVLGLVAKKLPNDWEDRYKYRPVMLETFVEKKRFRGTCYKAANWIYLGETKGRGKLGDYSKLYENVKLIMVYPLCREFRSVLQQSQ; this is encoded by the coding sequence ATGACAGGGGACAACAGGAATCATATTCTCAAAGAGCCTGAACGAATCAAATCTGCCGTTGCGTTGCATCAGTCTGCCGCGCCGGTTCGTTATTGTGGGCGCGACTTTACGATGGAAGAAATGAAAATTATTAGTGAAATAGTCAGGACAAAGGGTTTGTGCCGGACGGCTATTTCGGTGAAGATATGTGAGCGCTTTGAGTGGAGAAAGGCAGACGGCAAGCTAAAGGATATGAGTTGCCGTGTAGCGCTGCTGCGGATGGAAAGAGATGGGTGGTTCTCCTTGCCGCCATCTTTGAATCGAAATGGGAATGGCGATGGCAAGCCGTACAAGCATAGTAATATGTTAAATGATAACCAGCCATTGCTCAACCTATCAGCCGGAGAGATTGGAGATATAAGTCTGGATATAGTAAAAACCCCTGTAGAATCCCGTATATGGAACGAAATGATTCATCGTTGGCATTATTTAGGATATAAAAGATTGGTAGGCGCCCAACTTCGCTATCAGATAAACAGTCGTTACGGCGTACTTGGGGCATTAGGTTTTGGTGCATCAGCGTGGAATGTGCAGGCAAGAGAAGACTTTATCGGATGGAGTAGGCAGATTCGGGAACAAAATCTCAATCTGATAGTAAATAATTGCCGGTTTTTGATTTTGCCCTGGATAAAGTCAAGGAATCTTGCATCAAGGGTATTGGGCTTAGTCGCCAAAAAACTGCCGAATGATTGGGAAGATCGTTACAAATACCGGCCTGTAATGTTAGAGACGTTTGTAGAAAAAAAACGTTTCAGGGGTACATGCTATAAGGCAGCAAATTGGATTTATTTAGGAGAAACGAAGGGGAGGGGGAAATTGGGAGATTATTCCAAACTTTACGAAAATGTAAAATTAATAATGGTGTATCCACTGTGCAGAGAATTCCGTTCCGTGTTACAACAATCCCAATAA
- a CDS encoding GIY-YIG nuclease family protein: protein MNNWFLYLIRCKHGRLYTGITTDVERRFAEHSSDDKKGSKYLRGKAPLTLVLKKKIGSRSIALKMEARVKKLPKIKKEMFVEGKIQINI from the coding sequence ATGAATAATTGGTTTTTGTATTTGATACGATGTAAACATGGAAGATTATATACAGGCATTACCACCGATGTGGAAAGAAGATTTGCAGAACACTCAAGTGATGATAAAAAAGGATCAAAATACTTAAGAGGGAAGGCACCTTTAACGCTGGTTTTGAAAAAGAAGATTGGAAGCAGGAGTATTGCATTAAAGATGGAAGCAAGGGTAAAAAAATTACCAAAAATAAAAAAGGAAATGTTCGTGGAGGGTAAAATCCAAATAAATATATGA
- a CDS encoding segregation and condensation protein A, which produces MEIADNYKVDLDIYNGPVDLLLYLIKKDEVNIYDIPISRITEHYLHYVDALQTLDMNNIGDFLIMAATLMYIKSYMLLPKTEMKDEDEIEDPRTSLVKQLLEYKKYKETSIVLSHKADHWGRKWKRLYYENPLETATENEEKIPLEGVSLWDLLQKFSDLMSQTLFDVQGRTIVYDDTPVKDYMEAVLLRVQQSAPVSFFALFEGIRERRRIIGFFFGAIRTGKAE; this is translated from the coding sequence ATGGAAATAGCGGATAATTATAAAGTAGATTTAGACATTTATAACGGACCTGTAGATCTGCTCCTTTATTTGATTAAAAAGGATGAGGTAAATATTTATGACATTCCTATTTCCAGGATTACAGAGCACTATTTGCACTATGTAGATGCATTGCAGACGCTTGACATGAACAATATCGGCGATTTTTTGATAATGGCCGCAACGTTAATGTATATAAAATCGTATATGCTCCTTCCAAAGACCGAAATGAAAGATGAAGATGAAATTGAAGATCCAAGGACTTCTTTGGTAAAACAATTGTTAGAATATAAAAAATACAAGGAAACTTCTATCGTCTTGTCTCATAAAGCGGATCATTGGGGCAGAAAATGGAAACGGTTATATTATGAAAATCCCTTAGAAACAGCGACAGAAAACGAAGAGAAAATTCCTCTAGAAGGGGTGAGCCTTTGGGATTTGTTGCAAAAATTTTCAGACCTGATGAGTCAAACATTGTTTGATGTTCAGGGCAGAACAATTGTTTACGACGATACCCCGGTAAAGGATTATATGGAGGCCGTTCTATTGCGTGTTCAACAGAGCGCCCCTGTTTCTTTTTTTGCGCTTTTTGAAGGGATAAGAGAAAGACGTCGCATCATTGGTTTTTTTTTTGGCGCTATTAGAACTGGTAAGGCAGAATAA
- a CDS encoding DUF3820 family protein gives MFPDKEYLLKVVKARMPFGKYKGRLLIDLPEAYIVWFAQQGFPKGELGNMLECVYEIKLNGLEYLLNPLR, from the coding sequence ATGTTTCCCGATAAAGAGTACCTTTTAAAGGTAGTGAAGGCACGCATGCCTTTTGGCAAATACAAAGGACGATTGTTGATAGATTTGCCTGAAGCTTATATTGTATGGTTTGCCCAACAGGGATTTCCGAAAGGTGAATTGGGCAATATGCTTGAATGCGTTTACGAAATCAAGCTTAACGGACTGGAATATTTATTGAATCCACTGCGATAA
- a CDS encoding site-2 protease family protein, whose amino-acid sequence MTIHEFFHGWTANRCGDPTARLQGRLTLNPLAHIDIMGALCFVFAGFGWGKPVPINPNNFRTPRRDNMIVSFAGPASNFISAFLFGMVFQLLRNIPLPSNLSTMIFNLLITMIVVNLSLAFFNMIPIFPLDGSHILEGLLPYRLSVRYKEIERYGPFILLGLIVMGNFTGVSILSLVLGPPIKYFLKLFSGLS is encoded by the coding sequence TTGACAATACATGAATTTTTTCATGGTTGGACGGCAAACAGGTGTGGTGACCCAACAGCAAGACTACAAGGCAGATTAACGTTAAACCCGCTTGCCCATATTGATATTATGGGTGCGTTATGTTTTGTTTTTGCAGGTTTTGGATGGGGCAAACCCGTTCCCATAAATCCCAATAATTTTAGAACTCCACGCAGGGATAACATGATTGTTTCATTTGCAGGCCCTGCATCTAATTTCATTTCGGCATTTTTATTTGGCATGGTATTTCAACTGTTGCGCAATATTCCCCTGCCGTCAAATCTCTCCACGATGATATTTAACTTATTAATCACGATGATTGTCGTAAACCTGTCATTGGCATTTTTTAATATGATCCCAATTTTTCCTCTTGACGGTTCACATATCCTGGAAGGTTTATTGCCGTATCGTCTATCCGTCCGATACAAAGAAATAGAACGTTACGGACCCTTTATCCTGTTAGGGCTTATTGTAATGGGAAATTTTACTGGGGTGTCTATTCTTAGCCTGGTGCTTGGCCCGCCGATAAAATACTTCCTGAAGCTTTTCTCAGGGTTATCTTAA
- a CDS encoding M3 family metallopeptidase produces the protein MKRIEATFYRQTMFANFEKDIHEMAESGKVLTSKSITGIYLKNLETYLGKGMVIDVQLNYEWARIPHFYNAFYVYKYATSLSAAIALSERVTSGEKGAVEDYLTFLGAGSHKEPLEILKDAGVDLTGKEAYEVTVYKFRKLLKEYKSL, from the coding sequence ATGAAACGTATAGAGGCAACCTTCTATAGACAGACCATGTTCGCAAATTTTGAAAAAGATATTCACGAGATGGCAGAATCCGGCAAGGTGCTGACCTCGAAAAGCATAACCGGCATTTACCTGAAAAATCTTGAAACCTATCTGGGTAAGGGAATGGTTATTGATGTGCAATTAAACTACGAGTGGGCTAGAATTCCTCATTTTTACAATGCCTTTTATGTCTACAAATATGCTACCAGTTTGTCCGCGGCAATAGCTTTGTCTGAACGCGTAACCTCCGGTGAAAAAGGCGCCGTCGAAGACTATCTGACATTTCTGGGAGCAGGATCACACAAAGAACCGCTTGAAATCCTGAAAGACGCCGGGGTTGACCTTACCGGAAAAGAAGCATATGAAGTGACGGTTTACAAATTCAGGAAATTACTGAAAGAATACAAGTCATTATAA
- a CDS encoding segregation/condensation protein A: protein MVFFLALLELVRQNKVRIEQPLNYSDVQISLYN from the coding sequence TTGGTTTTTTTTTTGGCGCTATTAGAACTGGTAAGGCAGAATAAGGTAAGAATAGAACAGCCACTAAATTACTCCGACGTACAAATATCTTTATACAATTAA
- a CDS encoding YaiI/YqxD family protein yields the protein MQILVDADAFPGVIADILFRAVERVRIPLLLVSNKHLKVPQSMYISSITVSAGFDVADNRIVAMAQQGDLVITADIPLAYRVVEKGAYAIDPRGDLYTEANIKLRLAMRNLLDELRAGGMITGGPSSFGRKDIQSFACQLDRFLTKHCKS from the coding sequence ATGCAGATACTCGTCGATGCTGATGCGTTTCCAGGTGTGATAGCGGATATCCTATTCCGGGCAGTTGAGCGCGTTCGCATTCCGTTGCTTCTGGTCTCAAATAAGCATCTGAAGGTTCCTCAATCTATGTACATTTCAAGTATTACGGTATCTGCAGGTTTTGATGTGGCAGATAATCGTATCGTTGCGATGGCTCAACAGGGCGATCTGGTTATCACTGCTGATATACCACTTGCATACCGTGTTGTTGAGAAGGGAGCATATGCGATTGACCCGAGAGGCGATCTCTACACGGAAGCAAACATAAAACTGCGGCTGGCCATGCGCAATCTCCTGGATGAACTCCGGGCCGGCGGTATGATTACCGGAGGCCCATCTTCGTTTGGACGGAAAGACATTCAGTCGTTTGCCTGCCAACTGGACCGTTTTCTGACAAAACATTGTAAGAGTTGA
- a CDS encoding M3 family metallopeptidase, which yields MHRDYSIENQPYIYYQNPIFLAEIASTFNEALLFDHMSKIAETRARRRNFICIII from the coding sequence CTGCATCGGGATTATTCCATTGAAAATCAACCATACATTTATTATCAGAATCCCATCTTTCTGGCAGAGATAGCCTCTACATTCAATGAAGCGCTGTTATTTGATCATATGTCAAAGATTGCCGAAACCCGCGCGAGGAGAAGAAATTTTATCTGTATCATAATATGA
- a CDS encoding radical SAM/SPASM domain-containing protein, which yields MKKLSNSILSRIYTFLGRTNLPYFPSKITIESGNVCNLRCPLCPTGQHDSSAKKGFIPLELYKKILDEIGRYLRLIRLYNWGEPLLNKDLLPMIHYARKYGIDVKISTNLSLKLEDKDVEELLRAGLKVLYISCNGASKETYLKYHVGGDFGLVTENMKRLVQKKKEMHGCRTKLVWLFHVFKQNEHEREQAQKMAKGIGIQIKINKMRPDMGKEIFETIQDALERDADWIPGNRKFLVCPEKKKKRISCTLPWTETVINWDGSVLPCCAVYSETFAFGNIHRESFAQIWNNEMYVSARKEILGSKNKKNTVCHICKSTGYLHSF from the coding sequence ATGAAAAAACTGTCTAATTCCATTTTATCCCGCATCTATACTTTCCTTGGCAGGACAAACCTGCCGTATTTCCCATCAAAAATTACCATTGAATCCGGCAATGTGTGCAATTTGCGTTGTCCCCTGTGCCCTACGGGACAGCATGACAGCAGCGCCAAAAAGGGATTTATTCCTCTTGAATTGTACAAAAAAATCCTCGATGAAATCGGCAGATACCTCAGGCTGATCCGGTTATATAACTGGGGAGAACCTCTTTTAAATAAAGATCTGCTGCCAATGATCCACTATGCCCGAAAGTATGGGATTGATGTGAAAATAAGCACAAACCTTTCGCTGAAACTGGAGGACAAAGATGTTGAGGAACTGTTACGCGCGGGACTAAAGGTGTTGTATATTTCCTGTAATGGCGCAAGTAAGGAAACGTACCTCAAATATCATGTTGGCGGAGATTTTGGTTTGGTAACAGAAAATATGAAACGCCTTGTTCAAAAGAAAAAGGAAATGCACGGCTGCAGGACGAAACTGGTATGGTTATTTCATGTTTTTAAACAGAACGAACACGAGAGAGAGCAGGCGCAGAAAATGGCAAAAGGGATCGGCATCCAGATTAAAATAAACAAGATGAGGCCTGATATGGGAAAGGAAATCTTTGAAACAATACAAGATGCGCTGGAAAGAGATGCCGACTGGATACCCGGGAACCGGAAATTTTTAGTTTGTCCTGAGAAAAAGAAAAAACGAATCTCCTGCACACTTCCCTGGACGGAAACCGTTATTAATTGGGACGGCTCAGTACTGCCCTGTTGCGCCGTCTATAGCGAGACATTTGCGTTTGGCAATATTCACAGGGAATCTTTTGCGCAAATATGGAATAACGAAATGTACGTTTCTGCCAGAAAAGAAATTCTGGGCAGTAAAAACAAGAAAAACACTGTCTGCCATATATGTAAAAGCACGGGATATCTGCATAGTTTCTGA